A stretch of the Bradyrhizobium arachidis genome encodes the following:
- a CDS encoding neuraminidase-like domain-containing protein yields the protein MNNITFPLRPQMRGPEVADLQEALRQLLERTAVLRDDERARRELATALQREYEAQSFGDATRKVVAIFQQERHLGEGGAVDSATAGALNALLREWGLLDQPAGPTSQVVGGEVRRESGAPLKGVRVLAVHVVDGRAVRLGEDTTDGEGRYTIRYDVLPDLRRIDLRVSVVGEDEKPLASSDVVRGAKPLEIIDLKVPITLPPSAQRLEGRVVLEHGLNAEKLTLRLYRCDFGGNATKLAETTTVAGGRYSFAYDSAGKALSLEVRAVDGAGNEIPLSKPVNDLPGEARRALNLVAPAALQPLAPEYKRLTEDVAPLVGDLKKLADAKENAERQDLTVLNRATGWDARLLTCAATAQRLGADGDVGLSGEALYGLLRAGLPSDKLLLAHVAPDVAERALKTVRDAGIVALDDQAVAQFKQQFTTFASKVRLSIAVPGSRSTYAEMLKASGLNDQDQAKFATAYLSHRGAPTDLWDSARKEGLDDVKVRKLQLQGKVSFLTGGSEKLTARIQQALDKSDPAELAEKDLDRGGPWVDEIHAVAGIPANRRDNLTDADKKQLEALIPPAFAGATVEARRNLWAEDMARKVRLSYPTQVVARSIERDGTDSFRLGAARDKTVQLLKNAATQGFRLGQTPAAAFFETHAGARAGLTDAEFGTIEKHVTALQRVYQITPNNEAMPVLLSLGMTSAYDVMAYTESEFMKLHAAKYLELYKAVPTQAESRLVYRKATQVSSVTYNLLSIAKKLDSELPVFGISAPAQVRESTKNELIKHFPTMESLFGSMDFCECEHCRSVLSPAAYLVDILQFVDAEPEVWGNFLARWKDAHGGQDYTAKYKKPYDALIERRPDLPYIPLTCENTNTALPYIDLVNEILEYYVAHDGLEAAAARDTGDATTPELLAEPQNIIREAYDKVRDAKYPLTLPFDLWIETVRAFCDYFETPLSRVLEVLRASDDLFVPAQVYDRAGIFLESLRLSPTEIDLFTNPDPLAKWYELYGFKNAAEATTAATDADTKQRIDLNSAKALSRRLGVTYKQLVELVQTAFVNPRLDQLVVLYKLRVSISSVRLCRDANNKALYDHNQDLLDPALPLGQRLPKERAALSAAKQARFDALSQDDWQTINEIEAFEGLLDEFSKKFGLPVVQINAELQGIPFDQILVLADPDAGCDFDSTVLRYADGHAVDEIAFLKLNLFVRLWRKLGWTIEETDRALCAFMPTNAPFEKATLRKRPLMTALIYLAHLKALDDKIRVGKQSRVKLTMLWANFPTTGKKSLYEQLFLNRAVLKTDDVFDHPLGHYLSAAWIATAAQKRQFEVQLENVKVADKIDPAPFAGEPKIQIAYDGIEEVQHLSFQGVLTDAEKAALAALSPNPNLPGLLDAAQTKGKEFLLIKGHLLALQGALGLTPDDVRRILEDASKSLDTAALSLDHVSLLYRYGLLAKGLKLSVQELIALKQFSDLDPFKALHADPLTKLEEDYPFSQTLRFVEVGEKVKDTAFKLEDLEYLLRHRFDETGKYRPNRESTLALLKTLSDGIRAIRSDNAIPVDPGAMGEEVLRQKLGLVLPPDVVERFLAMINGTAEFTATKSPVALANQLNVERFSGEPAFREVVYSGVRQEQKLTYRGVLLDPGEKAALRARLPKPVPPNPHVPSAVLSDLLDDVEKQARAFFEKHLQKQAANVQPATGFLDAADFPLLFAPAPAGLTEVQQQNRLRQQRTRLANAFLPFLQERLIRQFVVQALTAYTAAEPVLAESLLTDVRLLGLVPSGGAGTQSLLAALSASGDRGLSVDFFASTDGTGVALSSLVFPDADTGLKDKNNNLIRPVAARSATFDGYLEVRAAGAYRFFVALDKQNGAVEVRFEHLPGGLFWSGAAAADGAVLGDKPNEYIELKPGGPYRFTVKLRNLGGGDARILVQGEASPKDNLSQLALYPITTLSGAERAVNLLTKALGLAQGLGLNERELRYLLTHAGDFGNLDLKKMPTVVVDDSPAGAADLFGQFLRMLEYVRIRSATAGGTDDLIGVFETNQTGDIDKVYSAIAKLVRRDDATVKAAARVLASSPAFASEVPLGRLWYALEVVERFGVPVASVAGWTRIAGAGATQEQRFAVARDLKEAIKARFEPEVWQRLAQPIFDKLRQRQRDALVNHVMHQRGFARIEQLYEYFLIDPGMEPVVQTSRIRLAIGSVQLFIQRCLLNLEANVPPAALINGKQWEWMKRYRVWEANRKIFLFPENWLEPEFRDDKTHLFSDLEGALMQGDVSNDLVEDAFLTYLRKLEELARLDIVAMHLEDKTDPAPNTLHVIGRTHGEPHKYFYRRYADQMWTPWEPVTAEIEGDHLAPVVWRDRLYLFWVTFLERPKQTGGEARTIKAGDSVRIEAAESELEAHLHWSEYVRGEWTIRESSGLHSGGDQVLRADSTFKVDQGDLGTFSFPIVPRMVGIHVSKEPYDNGEERGVYIHLRAPFDQSFYLAGRNSIPEKATFSSAPANPYSANTVNATQYAGSGRFKVTFNSRITTGQSGYTLTPETPSILDQESGSYTILLCDNNITLGAPSAASIAASDPAAVQEAIESGLAEIASLMKPLFYQDNRHTLFVEPSVAERTIEEWQEWVTRTPQPDPGWMDPDWWKEIPVKPKIPRKWPVPTPGDQAWSGPIDPRSLVKVKPGEDWLVNPATGLLFDGELVGPLGRLDATILPSTEVGSAIALGGSTVDIHPGSSIGAGNATVIVGTASVEKGGLNQVQGGLNIIGSAGLNSTLAQNVDALARSGFGANTAMGLGGGTIGH from the coding sequence ATGAACAACATCACTTTCCCTTTAAGGCCGCAGATGAGGGGGCCCGAAGTGGCCGATCTGCAGGAGGCACTGCGGCAACTCCTCGAGCGAACTGCGGTTCTTCGTGACGACGAACGGGCCCGCCGGGAGCTGGCGACTGCGCTGCAGCGCGAGTACGAGGCGCAATCGTTTGGAGATGCGACTCGGAAGGTAGTTGCCATCTTCCAACAAGAGCGGCACCTCGGAGAGGGCGGTGCAGTCGACTCTGCAACCGCCGGTGCGCTGAATGCGCTGTTGCGGGAGTGGGGCCTACTGGACCAACCGGCTGGGCCTACGAGCCAAGTGGTTGGCGGTGAGGTCCGTCGAGAAAGCGGCGCGCCGTTGAAGGGCGTCCGAGTTCTCGCTGTCCACGTCGTGGATGGGCGCGCCGTACGACTCGGCGAGGATACGACCGATGGCGAAGGTCGCTACACGATTCGCTACGACGTCCTTCCCGACCTTCGGCGAATTGACCTGCGCGTCTCGGTGGTCGGTGAAGACGAAAAACCGCTTGCCAGCTCCGATGTCGTGCGTGGCGCCAAGCCTTTGGAGATCATCGATCTCAAAGTGCCGATCACTTTGCCCCCTTCCGCGCAGAGACTCGAGGGTCGCGTTGTGCTGGAGCATGGCCTGAATGCCGAGAAGCTGACGCTCCGTCTGTACCGGTGCGACTTCGGGGGAAATGCCACCAAGCTGGCGGAAACTACGACCGTCGCCGGGGGACGGTACTCGTTCGCGTACGATTCCGCGGGCAAGGCCCTCAGCCTGGAGGTCCGTGCCGTCGATGGTGCTGGCAATGAGATACCGCTCTCGAAGCCGGTGAACGATCTCCCAGGAGAGGCGCGGCGCGCGCTGAATCTCGTTGCACCCGCCGCCCTGCAGCCGTTGGCACCGGAGTACAAGCGGCTTACGGAAGACGTAGCACCGCTCGTAGGCGACCTGAAGAAGCTAGCCGACGCGAAGGAGAATGCCGAGCGGCAGGACCTCACTGTTCTGAACCGCGCCACCGGCTGGGATGCGCGGCTACTGACCTGCGCGGCTACGGCACAGCGCCTGGGCGCGGATGGAGACGTGGGCCTCTCTGGCGAGGCGTTGTACGGGCTCCTTCGTGCTGGCCTGCCGTCGGACAAGTTGCTGCTAGCCCACGTTGCACCCGACGTCGCCGAGCGTGCGCTCAAGACGGTTCGCGATGCTGGGATCGTCGCGCTCGATGATCAGGCGGTGGCGCAGTTCAAGCAGCAATTCACGACTTTCGCGAGCAAGGTTCGCCTCTCCATCGCAGTCCCTGGGTCGCGGTCGACGTACGCGGAGATGCTGAAGGCATCGGGGCTCAACGACCAAGATCAAGCGAAGTTCGCAACCGCGTACCTTAGCCACCGAGGCGCGCCTACCGACCTTTGGGACAGCGCACGCAAGGAAGGGCTCGACGATGTGAAAGTCCGCAAGCTCCAGCTCCAGGGCAAGGTGTCGTTTCTCACGGGTGGCAGCGAGAAGCTGACGGCCCGTATCCAGCAAGCTTTGGACAAGAGCGATCCCGCGGAGCTCGCCGAGAAGGATCTCGATCGTGGCGGCCCTTGGGTCGATGAAATCCACGCTGTGGCCGGAATTCCCGCGAACCGTCGCGACAACCTCACGGACGCCGACAAGAAGCAGCTCGAAGCCTTGATTCCACCCGCATTTGCCGGTGCGACCGTCGAAGCACGGCGCAACCTGTGGGCGGAGGACATGGCCCGCAAGGTGCGTTTGAGTTACCCGACCCAAGTGGTCGCGCGCTCAATCGAGCGCGACGGAACCGATTCGTTCAGGCTCGGAGCCGCGCGGGACAAGACCGTGCAGCTCCTCAAGAACGCCGCGACGCAGGGCTTCCGGCTAGGGCAGACGCCGGCCGCAGCGTTCTTCGAAACGCACGCCGGAGCACGAGCAGGGCTCACCGATGCCGAATTCGGCACCATCGAGAAGCACGTTACGGCGCTGCAGCGCGTCTACCAAATCACGCCCAACAACGAGGCGATGCCCGTTCTGTTGTCCCTCGGCATGACGTCGGCGTATGACGTGATGGCGTACACCGAATCGGAGTTCATGAAGCTCCACGCGGCGAAGTACCTTGAGCTCTACAAGGCCGTTCCCACACAAGCGGAGTCTCGGCTTGTGTACCGGAAGGCGACGCAAGTTAGCAGCGTGACATACAACCTGCTCAGCATCGCGAAGAAGCTCGACAGTGAACTACCTGTGTTCGGAATATCCGCACCCGCGCAAGTGCGCGAGAGCACCAAGAACGAGCTGATCAAGCACTTCCCGACCATGGAGTCGCTCTTCGGCTCGATGGATTTCTGCGAGTGCGAGCACTGCCGCTCGGTCCTCAGTCCTGCGGCGTATCTTGTGGATATTCTCCAATTCGTCGATGCCGAGCCGGAAGTGTGGGGGAACTTTCTGGCTCGCTGGAAGGATGCGCACGGCGGTCAGGACTACACCGCGAAGTACAAGAAGCCCTACGACGCGCTCATTGAGCGCCGGCCTGACCTTCCATATATCCCGCTCACCTGCGAGAATACCAACACTGCGCTCCCATACATCGATCTGGTCAACGAAATTCTTGAATACTACGTCGCGCATGACGGGCTCGAAGCCGCCGCGGCGCGCGACACCGGAGACGCAACCACGCCCGAGCTCCTTGCGGAACCTCAGAATATTATTCGCGAAGCGTACGATAAGGTCCGCGATGCGAAGTATCCGCTCACGCTGCCCTTCGATCTGTGGATCGAAACTGTGCGCGCGTTCTGCGACTACTTCGAGACGCCGCTGTCGAGAGTGCTCGAGGTGCTCCGTGCGAGTGATGACCTCTTCGTCCCAGCGCAGGTCTACGATCGCGCAGGCATTTTCCTGGAGTCGTTGCGACTGTCGCCGACTGAGATCGACCTGTTCACGAATCCCGATCCTCTGGCGAAGTGGTACGAACTCTATGGGTTCAAGAATGCGGCCGAGGCGACGACGGCAGCAACTGATGCCGACACGAAGCAGCGGATCGACCTCAACTCCGCCAAGGCGCTGTCGCGTCGGCTGGGGGTGACTTACAAGCAGCTCGTCGAACTCGTGCAGACGGCCTTCGTCAACCCGAGGCTGGATCAGCTCGTGGTGCTGTACAAGCTTCGCGTCAGCATCAGCAGTGTCCGGCTCTGCCGTGATGCCAATAACAAAGCTCTCTACGACCACAACCAGGATCTTCTCGACCCCGCATTGCCGCTAGGGCAGCGACTCCCCAAGGAGCGGGCGGCGCTATCTGCCGCTAAGCAGGCGCGCTTCGACGCCTTGTCACAGGACGACTGGCAGACGATCAACGAGATCGAGGCTTTCGAGGGGCTGCTCGACGAGTTCAGCAAGAAGTTTGGTTTGCCCGTTGTGCAGATCAACGCCGAGCTGCAGGGCATTCCGTTCGATCAAATCTTGGTGCTTGCGGATCCGGATGCCGGTTGCGACTTCGACTCCACCGTCCTGCGCTACGCCGACGGCCATGCGGTGGACGAAATCGCCTTCTTGAAGCTCAATCTGTTTGTGCGGCTCTGGCGGAAGCTGGGGTGGACCATCGAGGAGACCGATCGCGCCCTTTGTGCTTTCATGCCTACCAACGCGCCTTTCGAGAAGGCGACGCTCCGAAAGCGTCCGCTCATGACTGCGCTGATCTATCTCGCGCACCTTAAGGCGCTGGATGACAAGATTCGCGTAGGCAAGCAGAGCCGTGTGAAGCTGACGATGCTGTGGGCGAACTTCCCGACGACCGGGAAGAAATCGCTCTACGAACAGCTGTTCTTGAACCGCGCCGTTCTGAAGACCGACGACGTCTTCGACCATCCGCTCGGTCATTACCTGTCAGCGGCCTGGATCGCCACAGCGGCACAGAAGCGCCAGTTCGAGGTCCAGCTCGAGAACGTCAAGGTGGCGGATAAGATCGACCCGGCGCCGTTCGCAGGTGAGCCGAAAATCCAGATAGCATACGACGGCATTGAGGAGGTTCAGCATCTCTCGTTCCAAGGCGTTCTCACCGATGCCGAAAAGGCGGCGCTGGCCGCGCTGTCGCCGAACCCAAACCTTCCCGGGTTGCTCGATGCTGCGCAGACGAAGGGCAAGGAGTTTTTACTCATCAAGGGGCACCTGTTGGCGCTGCAGGGCGCGCTGGGCCTCACTCCAGACGACGTGCGGCGGATCCTTGAGGATGCCAGCAAGTCCCTGGATACGGCCGCGCTGTCGCTCGACCACGTCTCGCTTCTGTACCGATACGGTCTGCTGGCGAAGGGGTTGAAGCTGTCGGTGCAAGAGCTGATTGCTCTCAAGCAATTCTCCGACCTTGACCCATTCAAGGCGCTTCATGCTGATCCCCTAACGAAGCTGGAGGAGGACTATCCCTTCTCCCAAACACTACGTTTCGTGGAGGTCGGAGAGAAGGTCAAGGACACCGCGTTCAAGTTGGAGGATCTCGAGTACCTGCTCAGGCACCGCTTCGACGAGACCGGCAAGTATCGCCCGAACCGGGAAAGCACGCTGGCGCTCTTGAAGACGCTGTCTGACGGCATCCGAGCGATACGTTCCGACAACGCTATTCCCGTGGATCCCGGTGCGATGGGCGAGGAAGTGCTGCGGCAGAAGCTCGGTCTGGTCCTGCCTCCCGATGTGGTCGAACGCTTTTTGGCGATGATTAACGGCACCGCGGAGTTCACGGCCACCAAATCGCCCGTGGCACTCGCCAATCAGCTCAACGTCGAGAGGTTCAGCGGCGAACCCGCGTTCAGAGAGGTCGTCTACAGCGGAGTGCGGCAAGAGCAGAAGCTCACGTATCGAGGCGTGCTGCTCGACCCCGGCGAGAAGGCAGCGCTGCGGGCCCGGTTGCCAAAACCGGTGCCACCGAACCCGCACGTGCCGTCGGCGGTTCTGAGCGATTTGCTGGACGATGTGGAGAAGCAGGCGCGCGCCTTCTTCGAGAAGCACCTCCAGAAGCAAGCCGCAAATGTTCAACCCGCGACCGGGTTCCTCGATGCCGCGGACTTTCCGTTGCTGTTCGCACCGGCACCTGCCGGTTTGACAGAGGTTCAGCAGCAGAATCGACTTCGGCAACAACGTACGCGGCTCGCGAACGCCTTCTTGCCGTTCTTGCAAGAGCGCCTGATCCGACAATTTGTGGTCCAAGCGCTGACCGCGTATACGGCAGCCGAGCCGGTGCTCGCTGAATCACTGCTAACGGATGTGCGCCTTCTCGGTTTGGTTCCGTCGGGAGGTGCCGGCACGCAGTCCCTGCTCGCGGCCCTGTCTGCGTCCGGCGACCGCGGACTGAGCGTGGACTTCTTCGCCTCGACGGACGGGACCGGTGTAGCCCTTAGTTCGCTTGTCTTTCCAGACGCCGACACTGGACTCAAGGACAAGAACAACAATCTGATTCGACCCGTGGCGGCGAGGAGCGCGACATTCGATGGCTACCTCGAAGTGCGCGCCGCCGGCGCGTACCGGTTCTTCGTTGCGCTCGACAAACAGAACGGAGCGGTCGAGGTCCGTTTCGAGCACCTGCCTGGGGGCCTATTTTGGAGCGGCGCGGCGGCCGCGGACGGTGCGGTGCTGGGCGACAAGCCGAACGAGTACATCGAACTGAAGCCGGGGGGTCCGTACCGATTCACCGTCAAGCTGCGAAACCTGGGAGGCGGCGACGCGCGGATCCTGGTGCAGGGGGAGGCGAGCCCGAAGGACAACCTGTCCCAGCTTGCGCTCTATCCGATTACTACGCTTAGCGGTGCCGAGCGCGCCGTGAACTTGCTGACGAAGGCCCTCGGTCTCGCGCAGGGCTTAGGTCTGAATGAGCGCGAACTCCGCTATTTGCTGACCCACGCGGGTGACTTCGGCAACTTGGACCTCAAGAAGATGCCCACCGTCGTCGTGGATGATTCTCCTGCCGGGGCTGCCGACCTCTTCGGCCAGTTCTTGCGAATGCTCGAGTACGTGAGGATTAGGAGCGCGACCGCCGGCGGCACAGACGATCTCATCGGCGTGTTCGAAACCAATCAGACCGGCGACATCGACAAGGTCTACTCGGCGATCGCAAAGCTCGTGCGCCGGGATGACGCCACCGTCAAGGCCGCCGCGAGGGTGCTTGCCTCCTCGCCGGCGTTCGCGAGTGAAGTGCCGCTGGGGCGGTTGTGGTATGCGCTGGAGGTGGTCGAACGTTTCGGCGTCCCGGTTGCGTCGGTGGCTGGCTGGACCCGAATTGCCGGTGCTGGGGCAACCCAAGAGCAGCGCTTCGCGGTGGCGAGGGACCTGAAGGAAGCCATCAAGGCGCGCTTTGAGCCCGAGGTGTGGCAGCGTCTTGCACAGCCGATCTTCGACAAGCTTCGCCAGCGTCAACGTGACGCCTTGGTGAATCACGTCATGCATCAGCGCGGCTTTGCTCGCATCGAGCAGCTCTACGAGTACTTTCTCATCGACCCCGGCATGGAGCCGGTCGTGCAGACGTCGCGCATCCGGCTGGCGATTGGGTCCGTGCAGCTGTTCATCCAGCGGTGCTTGCTCAATCTCGAAGCGAACGTTCCACCTGCGGCGCTCATCAATGGCAAGCAATGGGAGTGGATGAAGCGCTACCGGGTCTGGGAAGCGAACCGAAAGATTTTCCTGTTCCCAGAGAACTGGCTCGAGCCGGAGTTCCGCGACGACAAGACGCACCTCTTCAGCGATCTGGAGGGTGCGCTGATGCAGGGCGACGTATCCAACGACCTCGTCGAGGACGCGTTCCTCACCTACCTGAGGAAGCTCGAGGAACTCGCGCGGCTGGACATCGTGGCCATGCATCTCGAGGACAAAACGGACCCAGCGCCGAATACGCTGCACGTTATTGGGCGAACGCACGGCGAACCGCACAAGTACTTCTACCGTCGCTACGCAGACCAGATGTGGACGCCGTGGGAGCCGGTGACTGCCGAGATCGAAGGTGATCATCTCGCTCCCGTAGTTTGGCGTGATCGTCTCTACCTCTTCTGGGTCACGTTCCTCGAGAGGCCCAAGCAGACCGGCGGTGAGGCGCGTACAATCAAGGCTGGGGACTCTGTCCGTATTGAAGCCGCTGAGTCTGAGCTGGAAGCTCACCTTCACTGGAGCGAATACGTGCGAGGCGAGTGGACGATTCGAGAATCCAGTGGGCTCCATTCTGGCGGCGATCAGGTGCTCAGGGCCGACAGCACGTTCAAAGTGGATCAAGGCGATCTGGGGACGTTCTCTTTTCCTATCGTGCCTCGAATGGTTGGCATTCACGTGAGCAAGGAGCCGTATGACAACGGCGAAGAACGCGGCGTGTACATACACCTTCGCGCGCCCTTCGATCAGTCCTTTTACCTCGCCGGCCGAAACAGTATCCCAGAGAAGGCCACGTTCAGCAGCGCGCCAGCAAATCCGTACAGCGCAAACACTGTGAATGCCACGCAGTACGCGGGGAGCGGGCGCTTCAAGGTCACCTTCAACAGCCGGATAACGACAGGTCAGTCGGGTTATACTCTGACCCCTGAAACGCCAAGCATCCTCGATCAGGAGAGCGGCTCGTACACGATCCTTCTTTGTGACAACAACATTACACTCGGCGCCCCAAGTGCCGCATCAATCGCCGCCAGCGATCCGGCGGCCGTCCAAGAGGCCATAGAAAGCGGCCTCGCTGAAATTGCCTCGCTGATGAAGCCGCTGTTCTACCAGGACAACAGGCACACTCTTTTCGTCGAACCAAGCGTCGCCGAGCGGACCATCGAGGAGTGGCAGGAATGGGTGACACGCACTCCCCAACCAGATCCTGGTTGGATGGATCCAGACTGGTGGAAGGAAATCCCAGTTAAGCCTAAGATTCCACGGAAGTGGCCCGTTCCTACCCCGGGCGATCAGGCCTGGTCCGGCCCTATCGATCCGAGGTCGCTCGTGAAGGTGAAACCAGGAGAAGATTGGTTGGTAAACCCTGCGACCGGCCTGCTGTTCGACGGCGAACTCGTAGGACCATTGGGACGCCTTGACGCGACGATTCTTCCGTCCACCGAAGTCGGATCTGCCATCGCCCTGGGTGGGTCGACAGTGGATATCCATCCGGGCAGCAGCATCGGGGCGGGAAACGCGACCGTGATCGTCGGTACGGCTAGCGTTGAGAAAGGCGGCCTGAATCAGGTCCAGGGCGGCTTAAACATCATTGGCAGCGCCGGCCTGAACTCGACCCTCGCACAGAACGTTGATGCGCTCGCTCGTTCGGGCTTCGGCGCGAACACGGCAATGGGCCTCGGCGGCGGCACCATCGGTCATTGA